GCTCTTCGCGAACTCTTCGACTTCGGCCTTGATCTGGTCCGGCTTGGCTTGCAGGTCGTTTTGCTTGACCAGCTCGGCCAGGATCAGACCCAGCTTCACGCGACGCTCGGCTTGTTCCTTGAACATTTCAGCCGGGATCGGCACGTTGCCGGCATTCGGCACACCGCGCTGCGTGAGATCCTGACGGGCCATCGCCACGAGGCGTTCCTGATCCTGTTCGATCAGCGCGTTCGGCACGTCGAGTTCCGACACCGAGATCAGGGCGTTCATGACCTGATCCTTGAGGAGCGCCTGCGTGCGACGCTTCACTTCGCGCGACAGGTTTTCCTTGATGTCGGCGCGCATCTTTTCGATGCTGCCGTCGGCGATGCCGAGCGACTTGGCGAATTCGCCGTCGACTTCCGGCAGGTGCGCCCACTCGACCTTCTTGAGCGTGACGGTAAACGTGGCAGTCTTACCGGCCACTTCCTTGCCGTGGTACTCGTCCGGGAACTTGAGTTCGAATTCCTTCGCTTCGCCGACCTTCAGGCCCAGCGTTGCCTTTTCGAATTCCGGGAGCATGCGGCCTTCGCCCAGCACGAACACGAAATCTTCGGCGCTGCCGCCTGCGAACACTTCACCGTCGATCTTGCCGACGAAGTCGACCGTCACGCGGTCGCCGTCCTTGGCTTCGACCGAGCCGCCGTCACCGTGGGCGCCGGCTTCGCCGCGCACGTGGTAGTGCACGCGCTGCTTGCGCAGGATGTCGATGGTGCGATCGATCTCGGCTTCCGAGACGTCGGTCGTGGTGCGGCTGACTTCAGCCGTGGCCAGATCGCCGATCTTCACTTCCGGATAGACTTCGAACGTGGCGTCGAAAGCATATTCGCTTTCTGCGGCGTCGGCCTTCGGCGCGAAACGCGGCTGACCGGCCACACGCAGGTCCTGGTCCTTGCTGACTTCGAAGAATTGCTGGCCAACCTTGTCGCTGACGACTTCGGCTTCGACCTGACCACCGTACTGCTGGGTGACCATCTTCAGGGGCACCTTGCCCGGACGGAAGCCCGGCATGCGAACCGTCTTCGACAGTCGCTGAATGCGCGTCGCGACTTCTTTTTCGACGTCCTGCTTGAGCAGGGTGATGGTAAAGCGACGCTCGAGCTTGCCGAGGTTTTCAACAGCGATAGTCATGAGGATATTTCGTCCATCCAGAGGGTCGTTCTGTGTTGCGGCGAGGGAGTGCCGCAAGCGGACCCTGTCAGTTAATCAACCTTGGGCCGGAACCGACGATGCGACGCCGGCTTCCCTCCGCACCCGACAAATCGGGTTAGCGCCAAAACGGTCTTGCACACAAAGCGGAACATTTTAGCAAACTATTGTCCCGCCTCCAGACTTTCCGGCTGGAAAGCACCGAAATCAGACCTTTCCACCTTTCCCGAAGTTCTCCGCCCCGAAGCGCCACCCTCGGCAATCCCTGCCCCAAAACGCGGATTAGAGGATGGCACCCACAAAAAGCGCTTGGGGGACGTCCGCTTACCGCCTAGGATTCAATCGAACGTTTGAATGAAACATCGGTTCCTGACGATGGTGCGGCGTTGTGCTGTCCGCCCCAGGAAAACACAGGAGGTTCCTCGTGAGTCCTCGCATCTCGGCCGGTCGCCAAGCCGGCGACACCAAACTGCGCATTCTCGATGCGGCAGAAGACCTGTTCATCGAATTCGGCTACGAAGCCATGTCCCTGCGCCAGATCACCTCGCGTGCCGAGGTCAATCTGGCAGCTGTCAACTATCACTTCGGCAGCAAGGAAACCTTGCTCCAGGCAATGCTTTCGCGCCGGCTGGACCGGCTCAACGACGAACGCCTCGCCTTGCTCACGCGCGCCGAGGCCACATGGCCGGCGCCGAAGCTGACGTGCGAACACGTGCTGGGCGCCATGTTCATACCGGCCCTCGCCATTTCGCATCATCGCGACATCGGGGGCCCCGCATTCCTGCGGTTGCTCGGACGCGTCTACGCCGACCCCTCGCCCTTCATCCGCGACTACCTGCAACAGCATTACGCGCCGGTCTTCGAGCGCTTCTTCGAAGCCTTCGCGCGCGCGTTGCCGGAGTTGCCGCGTCAGGAACTGGGCTGGCGTCTGCATTTCGCGTTGCAGGCGCTCTCGGGCGTGCTTGCCAGCAGCGACACGTCGCGTCTGATCGACACGTTCGCGCAGGGACAGCCGATGGGCGACCCTCAAGTCGTGGCACGCCTGACGGCACTCATGGTCGCCGCGCTCAAGGCCCCGATGCCGGGCGACGAGCAACTGGCGAGCTTCGCCGCCGTTTTCGCGCTGGCGAAAGACGCCGACGTCACCCCACCGCGCGAAGCCGGACAGGCGCCCGGACACACGGGATCTCCACCACCCGAGGACGGCCCGGAATCGAGCGCCAGCGACCGTTCGCTCGCGAACGTCTGACGCGCAAACGTATTCGGCAACTGCGCGGCCCGACAAAGGTCCGCGCAGGCCATCGCACCTCGCGCTTGCCGTGTGAATCGACTAACCCGTAGCGCATGCTGGACGGCCCTCGGCTTTCCATCGCGTGATGGTTTCAGGTTTCGACGCTTTACTCGAATTCCCGGCGCACCATTGCACCGCCAAACGATCCAACAACAACGCCGTCACCGAATCCCACTGCGCACAACGCCAGCGAAGATCGACAGACGGCACGAGGACGACAGTCCCGGCGCTGCGTTCGCCCCTCGGGGCGCACGCGCAGCGCGAAGGCGGACCATCTGGCACCGGCCCGGGCGCTGAACCCGAAGGGAGGAGAAAAATGATGATCTTATGGATTCTCGCGTTTGTCGTGGGCGTCACCGCCCTGCTTTTCTATCGTGCGCACGCCTGGCAATGGCTGATCGCCACCATCCTGTGGGTGGGCGCAGGCATCTCACTCGGACTGACGGGAACGGTCGCGACCGCGATTCTCGCCGTCGCGCTGATCCTCCCCGCGTTGATTCTCAGCATCGGCCCGCTACGCCGCGCATGGGTCACCGCACCGATGCTCGCCAAGTTCCGTTCGATCATGCCGGAAATGTCGGACACCGAAAAAGACGCCATCGAAGCCGGTACCGTCTGGTGGGATGCCGACCTGTTTTCCGGCCGCCCCGACTGGGACAAATTCAGCGCCATGCCCGCGCCCGCCCTGTCGGCCGACGAGCAGGCCTTCATGGACAATCAGGTCGAGCATCTTTGCGATCTGTCGAACGACTGGGAAAGCACGCAGGTCTGGCAGGATCTGCCGCCCAAGGCCTGGCAATACGCAAAGGATGCTGGCTTTCTCGGCATGATCATTCCAAAGCGTTACGGCGGTCTCGAATTCTCCGCCTACGCACACTCGCAGGTGGTAATGAAGCTGGCGTCCCGCTGTTCCGCTGCGGCCGTGTCGGTGATGGTGCCGAACTCGCTCGGTCCGGCCGAACTGCTGCTGCACTACGGCACCGAGGACCAGAAGAACTACTACCTCCCTCGCCTCGCCAAGGGCGAAGAAATCCCCTGCTTTGCGCTGACAAGCCCCTACGCGGGTTCTGACGCCGCCGCCATTCCCGACGTCGGCATCGTCTGCCGTGGCATGCACGAGGGTCGCGAAACCCTCGGTTTTCGCGTTACCTGGAACAAGCGCTACATCACGCTAGGCCCCATCGCCACGGTGCTCGGCCTCGCGTTCCGCGTGCTCGACCCGGACCATCTGCTGGGTGACAACGCCGAACCCGGCATCACCTGTGCGCTGATTCCGACGAAGCATCCGGGCGTGGTGATCGGCCGTCGTCACTGGCCGCTGAACGCTGTCTTCCAGAACGGTCCGAACTCGGGCAAGGATGTCTTCATCCCGCTCGACTGGGTGATCGGCGGACAGGCACAAGTCGGCAAGGGCTGGCGGATGCTGATGGAATGTCTGGCCGCAGGCCGCGCGATTTCGTTGCCGTCGTCGAACGTCGGCTACTCGAAGATCGCCGTTCGCGCGACCGGCGCCTATGCGGCCGTGCGTCGTCAGTTCCGCACGCCGATCGGCAAATTCGAAGGGGTGCAGGAAGCGCTCGCGCGCATGGCGGGCAACCTCTATGCGATGGATGCTGCGCGGCGCATGGCGGCGTTGGCTGTCGATCTCGGCGAAAAGCCCTCGGTCATCTCGGCCATCGCGAAGTACCACGTGACCGAGCGCGCCCGCAA
The Pandoraea oxalativorans genome window above contains:
- the tig gene encoding trigger factor, translating into MTIAVENLGKLERRFTITLLKQDVEKEVATRIQRLSKTVRMPGFRPGKVPLKMVTQQYGGQVEAEVVSDKVGQQFFEVSKDQDLRVAGQPRFAPKADAAESEYAFDATFEVYPEVKIGDLATAEVSRTTTDVSEAEIDRTIDILRKQRVHYHVRGEAGAHGDGGSVEAKDGDRVTVDFVGKIDGEVFAGGSAEDFVFVLGEGRMLPEFEKATLGLKVGEAKEFELKFPDEYHGKEVAGKTATFTVTLKKVEWAHLPEVDGEFAKSLGIADGSIEKMRADIKENLSREVKRRTQALLKDQVMNALISVSELDVPNALIEQDQERLVAMARQDLTQRGVPNAGNVPIPAEMFKEQAERRVKLGLILAELVKQNDLQAKPDQIKAEVEEFAKSYEDPQEVVRWYYGDQQRMAEMEGFVVENNVVEFVLGKAKVTDKQVSFEELAGNTQA
- a CDS encoding TetR/AcrR family transcriptional regulator, which gives rise to MSPRISAGRQAGDTKLRILDAAEDLFIEFGYEAMSLRQITSRAEVNLAAVNYHFGSKETLLQAMLSRRLDRLNDERLALLTRAEATWPAPKLTCEHVLGAMFIPALAISHHRDIGGPAFLRLLGRVYADPSPFIRDYLQQHYAPVFERFFEAFARALPELPRQELGWRLHFALQALSGVLASSDTSRLIDTFAQGQPMGDPQVVARLTALMVAALKAPMPGDEQLASFAAVFALAKDADVTPPREAGQAPGHTGSPPPEDGPESSASDRSLANV
- a CDS encoding acyl-CoA dehydrogenase, giving the protein MILWILAFVVGVTALLFYRAHAWQWLIATILWVGAGISLGLTGTVATAILAVALILPALILSIGPLRRAWVTAPMLAKFRSIMPEMSDTEKDAIEAGTVWWDADLFSGRPDWDKFSAMPAPALSADEQAFMDNQVEHLCDLSNDWESTQVWQDLPPKAWQYAKDAGFLGMIIPKRYGGLEFSAYAHSQVVMKLASRCSAAAVSVMVPNSLGPAELLLHYGTEDQKNYYLPRLAKGEEIPCFALTSPYAGSDAAAIPDVGIVCRGMHEGRETLGFRVTWNKRYITLGPIATVLGLAFRVLDPDHLLGDNAEPGITCALIPTKHPGVVIGRRHWPLNAVFQNGPNSGKDVFIPLDWVIGGQAQVGKGWRMLMECLAAGRAISLPSSNVGYSKIAVRATGAYAAVRRQFRTPIGKFEGVQEALARMAGNLYAMDAARRMAALAVDLGEKPSVISAIAKYHVTERARKVVNDGMDVVAGKGICMGPNNFLARAYQQVPVSITVEGANIMTRCLMIFGQGAIRCHPYVLKELAAAQTADHTAAVHAFDDALFGHLTFVTSNIVRGALQGITHARFSAVPSKAAPELHVYYRAANRMSTLLAIAADISMAVLGGSLKRRESITGRLGDILSQLFLLTATLKRFEDEGRPVADLPLVHWAAQDALWQAREAFEGVLANYPSRGVAWWMRWKLTPLGLPYAKPSDALAARVAEVMQTPGDARERLIAGSYSPSPDVDDLAYGEIVFQMTPQVTVIEQRLRTAIKEGRLAAMPQSLPEFTAWVDHAATLQLVSDDERRLLAQYADYAAKAVAVDDFPADFGRASDIQQARQQMPADEALTS